A single Anopheles maculipalpis chromosome 3RL, idAnoMacuDA_375_x, whole genome shotgun sequence DNA region contains:
- the LOC126565688 gene encoding protein drumstick isoform X2: MFAVMRIDNDDRRADFRRKMRPKCEFVCKYCQRRFTKPYNLMIHERTHKSPEVTFSCEVCGKYFKRQDNLRSHRCSQCIWR, encoded by the exons ATGTTTGCGGTAATGCGTATTGACAACGACGACCGTAGGGCCGACTTCCGTCGCAAGATGCGACCAAAGTGCGAATTCGTCTGCAAGTACTGCCAGCGGCGCTTCACCAAACCGTACAACCTGATGATCCACGAGCGCACGCACAAAAGCCCGGAGGTGACGTTCTCCTGCGAGGTTTGCGGCAAATACTTCAAGCGGCAGGACAATCTACGCTCGCACAG ATGCAGTCAATGTATTTGGCggtaa
- the LOC126565688 gene encoding protein drumstick isoform X1 produces MFAVMRIDNDDRRADFRRKMRPKCEFVCKYCQRRFTKPYNLMIHERTHKSPEVTFSCEVCGKYFKRQDNLRSHRCSQCIWRSIHMDRTMNGNNNRAY; encoded by the exons ATGTTTGCGGTAATGCGTATTGACAACGACGACCGTAGGGCCGACTTCCGTCGCAAGATGCGACCAAAGTGCGAATTCGTCTGCAAGTACTGCCAGCGGCGCTTCACCAAACCGTACAACCTGATGATCCACGAGCGCACGCACAAAAGCCCGGAGGTGACGTTCTCCTGCGAGGTTTGCGGCAAATACTTCAAGCGGCAGGACAATCTACGCTCGCACAG ATGCAGTCAATGTATTTGGCg ATCCATCCATATGGATAGGACAATGAACGGTAACAACAATCGAGCATACTGA